The following nucleotide sequence is from Siniperca chuatsi isolate FFG_IHB_CAS linkage group LG2, ASM2008510v1, whole genome shotgun sequence.
AGAAACAcctaatccttcagtttatttaaataattcaaaatcaCTAAATTTGGAGTTGTCATTGTAGTGACGAAATGCTGCAGCAGATATTTCTATTTGTTTCGTGTATCTGATGAAACCTTAAAGATCTTTTGAGAGCAATGTCCTTATGGTCTTACAATAacagtaaacaacaaacaacctaTTCGCACACATTCACTCAGTTATGGTTTTTATAGTCTATTACAGTGTTTGTGAACAAATGTTCAGAGATACAGAAAATCTCAGACTCCTCCCTAGGGAAGATATTGCCTGTCACCCCTCCTCTCCGCTGGAAAGAGTCGCTCTCTTCTTCTTGTCTACATCAGTGGCACTTCAACCTGATGACAAAAGCTGTTTGACACTGCGTTCAGTCGGACTCGATAAtctgtgatttttaaatgtgtatggTTATATTTGCTCCGGTAAGTTTCATTTCTCTACTCTTGTCATGTCTTcatttatctgttcattttGGTCCAATTGATTTCTGCTTctactcactcattcactactaCATTGTATGAATTGCAATACCAAGTGTGATCTTGATGTTTTTGATCCATGCCTGGTTTAACATCAATGCAGTTTGTTGAGGCAACATGTGCCACATatttaaaagtaaagaaaaatctCTTCAAAGTAGTTGACACAGAGTAAATTTCTCATTCTTAATATGAATATTGTGCAAAAGAAGTGGAAAGGTAGAATTAGTTCAGACTTGTGTATTACATCTTCACATTGAGTCTCACTGTGCTGCTCTGGCCACCCTCCAGCACACAGTAAGCAGCTCTGTTAGTTGTCTTCCGACCTTTAAATtattcaggttttgttttcaaactAATTATAAAACTCAATAATCAGTCCTGTAATTTATTGATGTGTTTACATTAAGCAGTAAGCTGCATTCACTCAACTGATATTAGATATGTCAAATGTATGAATTTTCAGCAGCTGGTGATACTTTTATGACTATGTTTTGGTTTCATAGATTTTTGCCATCTGTGCTTTTGCAACATGTGGAGGATACTATGGACACCTCCAGGTTAAAGTTGACTGTGCAGACAGGAGGCAGAGTAACCTCAGCATCAACATTGATTTTGGCTATCCTTTCAGGTAAAGTAGTTGTTTGTGCTTTCTTATGCATATGTCCAACTATAActctgttaactatttccataaattgcactactttatattcattgcactgctgttctgcccagtccaattcattattgtacatatccatcagtatacttctgtttataataatgccatctgtatataatgtccatagtaccattTGTAAAAGATTTTCATattattgctctatcctgcacttgcttattgcacttctggttagacctaaactgcattttgttgccttgtacttgtacatgtgtaatgacaataaagttgaatctaatctaatctaaactAGTGACTCTTGTTTCAAATGCCCAAACATCTGAAACAGAGCAAATTCACTGCAAACTCCCATATTATACATCAATTTCCCATAGTGTCCTTACTTTTGAACTTATGAATACAAAAGTACAATTAACAAATGTGAATTGTCAAATACTATTTAATGTAATCATTTAATCTTTGACAATTAACTGGCATGtaatatatttacatgttttgatttagatcattttatatcattttaaaacatgaattaaCAGACTAATTGACAAGGAGTGAAGATTTGATTGGACACATAAAACTATGCTTTCAGACAAACCAGACATGTCCATAGTGATCATCTCTGCATATTTCAGAAAagattttaaagctgcacaactCTACTCCATCATGTTGTCAGGCTCAGTGGAGAGGAGCTGATTTCTCTTAAAGCTCATCCGATTTAAGAACAGGAAGCTGGGCAGCTGAGCAGGAAGCCAGCACAATTTAAGATTCCCAAGTCTAAAATGTTTCACTGTATCATTAGATAAAACTGCCAGGAGTCCCATCAGTCAGTTAACCCCAGGTGGTCTCTTGTGATGTTACAGCACTACATCTTTCTTTGCAGCATGTACCTGCAACTCTCAGATGTAACTGATGAACTGATGAGCAACAGAAAATGGTATCTTTCTTGTCCATGTTTCATTTTGACTCCTGCAGACCTTCATGAACTCTGGACCATCTTGAACTTTGTGCTGTATAAACACCACTGATATGTTTGGAGGATGAGAAAAGAGCCACTCTATTTGTCAGccttgttgctttttttgtgtgtgaagaaaGTACTCATTTACACAGAGCTATAATAGATTATCATTAAGTTTCAGTGTGCACAGTGGAAATATAGAATGCAATCACTCATGAATAAATTGAAATTGCAGTTGGATATTACTCATCAACTCCATACAAAAAGTCaaactgttttactgtttattttaaaatattattccATTTCATTGGATGTTAGGATTTAATTATAATACACTGAATAGTATTTTTGTTGCCTTTCAATTCTACAGATGTTGTCAAACTAAATAACCTCCTTGTTTGACGGAATGACTTCCACATGTCAACATCTGGGAGAGTGACTGGTCACCATTAACGTTCCATTATGATGAATGGTGTATATGTGGAAGTGCTTGTTGTTGTGAACTCTCTGGTATTGTGGTGCAGCGGTGTAGCAGTGTCGTTGACCACCAGCCAAACTCCGTGCTtcagagtcagtgtcagtgatgGCCAAGTGTCTAATTAACAGTTCAACTGACTTGCCACCGGTGTCTGTGTGTTAGCTCACTGGTTACCCACTCTAGTCATGTATAAATGGCACATTAACCCAAATTGCTTCCTATAGAATTTTagtatttttcacttcttttgaaattttatattatttcaaataacagacattttaaattgatACATTTGATACAGTTTTTTGGACTCAGCATCTGGACAAGaaagatgtatgtgtgtgtgtgtgtgttttgcacacTGATAACAAATTGAGACAATGACTAATGACTGAAATATTTTTAGATGCATCTTAATACAGTTTGCATCTAAATATAGTTTTCCTTAATTCATAACAATGATAAGAGCAGCATATTCCAATGTTTTGCTTAACTTTCAGCAGAAGTCCTTTTCCACAGTGTGCTGTAACCAGTTGCCATTGACAACTGAATTATCTGCCAAGCATGCAAATGTCAAAACCAAGTACTATATTGTTACTTCTTGCAGTCAATtctttattgttcattttataACAAGCAGATATAAACTGTGCCCCACTCCAACCTGTGGTGACCGAACCCTCCCAATACCTATGATTAAGTCAGTGTTGTCACAGTGACACGGTAATTTAACTCATTTACGTCATACAGCACGTTGGTGAAATGATCTAAGACTGAAACTAAATATTTATAACACTCCACGCACCATATGCCTAAGGAGTTTATGATTTACAGTAGCTTCCTTTTGTCACATAGAAAAGCCAAGTTGCACAACTGCTTATGTTTTTTTCACTGACAGCTTCTTCATAGATCTTCTAGAATCTGTCCCTTTGTGTGCAACACCAAATTCACAGAAGTCTCATGGGAATGAAAACACGCAGacatatttcaataaaatacgACAAAGTTTCTCAGcagtgtatttatgtttattgagCTTGAATCTTCCTTTGTTAGCCATGAGAAGTGTTGTCAAAGTGCCGGTGAACAATGGGCGGCTAAATGTTTCCCACAGACTGAATTTCCTTACATGTCTTGTTTTATAACAAcctgtttttttccattcacTGTCAACCTCCTGTTTCTGTCTTGTAGATTACAAGAAGTGCATTTCAAGGCTCCCTTATGTGAGACAAAGAGGGAAGAGATTATTTTCCTGGATGGCGACTTTTCCTCAGCTGCCCAGTTTTTCCTGACAGTGGGTGTTTTTGCTTTCCTGTACTCTCTGCTGGCAACCATTGTCTATGTCTTCTACCAGAACAAGTACCTGAAGAACAACAGAGGCCCACTTGTGGTCAGTGAGTTTATACCTTTAACAAACACTCCTCTAATGTCCTAGCGGGAATTAGATACTTTATATGACATGAAACACATTAAATTTTATCCCGTGTGTGTCTCCTTTCTATTCTTCTGTCCTGAGCAGGATTTTGTTGTTACAGTCATCTTCTCCTTCATGTGGCTGGTCAGCAGCTGTTGTTGGGCCAAAAGTCTTTCTGATATCAAGATGGCCACAAACCCAACACAGGTGCTTCTGCTCATCTCAGCCTGCAGAGCTCAGGAGAACAAATGTACAGCTACCCAGGCGCCTCTCTGGTCACGTCTTAATACATCTGCGGTAAGTATTCAGTCGACAAATGaagcactgaaacacaaaactgGAGAAAACAAGCCATTTACTCCTGTCCCTCCTTCTATCTCCaggtttttggttttgtaaatGTTGTCCTCTGGGTTGGAAATATCTGGTTTGTCTTCAAAGAGACAGGCTGGTACAAGACAGGTCAGAGATATCCAACCAGGAGTGCTTCTGGGAAACGTGCCAGTGAAATGCGACAGCAGCTCTACAATGAGAGCAGCTTCGACCAGCCAGAGGAGAGTTTTGGTCCGCAACCCTCCCGACAAGACAGTTTCAATCAGTCAAAGGGGAATTTTGGTCAGCAGGTCCACAGACAAGATAGCTTCAAGCAGTCACACATAAGCTTGACCTTACCACATGCATATCTCGGCAAACCGGTAGTTTATGAGAATGTGGTGGATTCTCAAGGGCCGAAGGTATTTGTCAATGAGATGTGATTCTGCCCTTGGTATAATGCTGTACATGGTGAACTAGATGGGAACATGTGTTATTGgcataaacattttcattttatgaatACATAATTAATAACTTGAgtaagataaaacaaaaacactgatggtatgtttataatgtaatataattagtttttattcttttttctctgGATAAATTGATGTACTGGGAGTTGATGTACCTATATGGTTGGTTTTACTGCACCACAGCTTTGTCATCAGACATTATGTCCCAGCCATTAATAAGGACATGAATCATCACAAGGACAAAGGGACAAAAATCACTACAAaccaatatttaaataattaataattatactggatcaatgaaaaatgtaatattcacGTACCATAAAACAACCAGAAACGACGGGTACACAGGGGttgcaacataaaaacaaattacataaaGCTGGAGAGCACTCATCTACTTGCAGTGTACCTTTAACAGAAGCAGCCTAAAATAGAATAATGTAATACAACGGCTAACTTTAGCTCATGTAGCTTATAACTATGTTACATTTTCCCAATATAGATTTAGAGATTACATTTACTATACATATGGTGTAATACAAAGTATTTAGATGGAAGATATTGTTGATTTTGATGAGAACTTGGGATGTTATGGGATTtccctgtgtctctgtgtgactttcttatttattgtttttttatgtataaatgtattatttattactcTTTTTAATTCCAAATACCCACAaagctgttaaaataaaatttcaaaGACTGAATGACCAGTGATTGAGTTGCTTTAGCATGGTGTTAGGACTTGGACTTACATGCCGTTGATATTGAACTGATTtcacttgatttattattattatttattgtttttatttttacctgtaaatgtaaaacttttattcctttttttgtcaaaatatttttttgaagAAGCGTTATACACTACAGTACACATtatactatacagtatgtttgataGAAAACATGTGTAGTATTAGTTCAGATATATATGTAACCAATGTGCTAGAGTTCTCTATAAATATTTAATGGTTGCTTGTATCATTTGTTCCTTTTGGCATTACTGATGGATTTCCTGATAATATAATCAATGTGGCACTCcagtgtctttgtttgtcctttatttttttaaatgactattGATTTCAAATGGATAAAGAATGTTGTTTCAGTGGCACTTAAAAtatgttattattgttttaattatgttgtgtgcttttgtgtgtaaatacatgtatatttacattttattataccTGTGTCAAGCTGAAGAATTCTCTTCTAAAAGAATAAGTTGCATAGATGCATAATTTGGATGTGGAATAtgttgaagtgctcatgttgaATATAAGCCATCTTACTCATATACTTTTATTGTCACAGTCCTCTGCACTATACTGATCATTAAAATTTTAAGAAAGGAAGATAATGGCTGTAGAATTCGAACATACAGTTCAAAACATGTACAGTCATTTGAATGTGTGCGTTATGTGCTGATGATATTGAGTTCATGTCAGGTATTAAatttagtttgttgttttacttgaaGTGTGTCTGAAGTGTTGCTCTGCAGACTTCATCAGTGGTTTTCAGAAACTGATATCAAAGTGAGCGTATCTGCTGTGGAGCTGTTGTTACCATGGTTTTCCTTATATGGTGAGAGCTGTCAGCCTCTTCATTTCAATGGAAAAgggaacagaggagaggagacggaAAAGTGAGGAAATGCTGGAAAAGAAATGTGGTAAAACAATTTAAGAAATCCGTAATCAGTATTGACTCTTATGAAGACACCAGCATAGACATTAAAGCATGTTTCACACTGTGTATCAGGATTATCTCTACTGCAAAGGCCAAAGGGATAATCCCTCAGGGTGTCTGTTTGATCCTGACTAAGACAGTTAACATAATACTAACTAAACCTCTTACCACTCAAACCATCATACAGCCTGTATTCATGGCCCTTAATGATAATGATTGTAAATAAACTTTCTGTGCGTCGTTGATATAAAGGGGCACCAATTTTACACAGTAGGTTCAGTTCACTCGTCACGAGGAGCACTgcacagcctgtgaaaacagttgtataatgtcttctgggGCTGTGGAGAAGCTTCCCAATGTCCTAAAATaaacctgatgatgtcatcagtgtgATGTCATCTGAGTGTGGTAATTAAGTATTTGTTTTCATAAGTCACTTCCTTGCAAGATGTTTGACAAATCGTTCTCATTCTATGAAAAGGCCAAAATGTAACTATTTTGCTCCGGTATCTCAGTAGCAAGAATAATATGGCAACATACTTGGACACGTTTGTCACCAGTTTTGCCAAATTtgttaaactttaaacttcTCTCTCTATGTATGACACCTAttgcctgtctgtttgtcctgAAAGAGGGATTCGTCCTCTGTtactcttcctgaggtttctcccCCCAAAACTGTTTTATTCTCAACATCACCTGCTGTTTAGAAGCTTCACCTGAATTTCTGTAGCGAGCTGATATCAGACAGTTGTGTAATTTTCTTAATCTGTAATAATCagacttattttctttttgactcTGTTCATTTTTCAATGAAGCTTGAAAGTCCATGCCTTGCACTACAACTATTAGTGTTGCTAaatatccatccattttctaccgcttggtcccgttaggggtcgcgggtgactggagcctatcccagtgactttgggccttaggcagggtacaccctggacagtggccaactcgtcgcagggctaacacagacacagacaaggacagacaaccattcactctcacattcattcaatacgggcaatttagagttatcaattaacctacacatgcatgtctttggacggtgggaggaagccggagaacccggagagaacccacggtaacacggggaggacatgcagactccacccagagagattgtgcgacgttggtctggtccgggaatcgatcccacgaacccacgatctccttattgggaggcaggagctttagccgctctgccaccgtgctgTTGCAACAAGGAGGacatcaaatcacacacatctaAGAAAATGTCATGGATAAAACAATAAAGTCCAACACTTAATTCCATTGTGGTCCTTGATGCATTTTAACCAGTTTGTTGTAAGTAGCTTACATTTGCAAGTTTCCCAAAAGCCATAAAttgactttcttttttaaattattgtagTTATTGTGTCCCCAACAACCAAAACAAGGATATTGACAATAATAATGTGAAAGTATCATAGAGCTCATACATTATCTCATCAATATCATGGAAGTTTATCCTTTGCTTGCCTCAGCTAGCACAGCTCTTCTTCCAGACCTCCTCACAGTGAACATGAGCCTGGAAATATATCCAGTGCATGCCCCAAGTTGGTTATTAAGGCCTCTGTATGCAGCTCCTCCTATCTGATCCGAGCAATTAGAACAAAGAGAGGCGACGCTCGTCTCTGCCTGCCCCTGACAGAGACACTAAGCACATGCAGGTGTCCAGAGCAGGCTCTTTGAAGAAAATTACAGTGTATGTGCCCACAGCATGACAATTAGGGTCAGGTTATCAGCAGGAAATAAAGGGCTACATCATGAGATAGATGGCCTATCGGGTATGGGAGAAGggtgtatttatatgtaaattATCGCCTGTGAGCTGTAACATGTTACTGGTGTGTAATGTTTATGGTTGATTATGCCTGTATTTCCCACCAGCAGAACGTGAAGCAGCTACGACTTTATAGAGCACAATATGGagcatactgtatactgtaatggtacaaagacatttttcacttcATTGTAGACACCTGCAGGGGGCATCATCTGCCTGTCTTATCATCTCAAAGCTCTCCAACAGGGAATCCAGCAAGATTTTGTTCTCTTTACTTTACACACATGCCAGAAATTATGTGTAACTAtccatttacaaaatgtatatatgcTTACAtatagggctgcacaattaatcgaaatattatcaaaaacGCATTATGACCAGGTGCAATATCCAGATAAAATGTgggacaaaacagcattataagaactgtagtgctgcagagataaactggcctacaaatcttgatctccagatgtaagaaaatgtgtttgtttggtacagaccccaacaaatgtcacatcatcatgattttaattgttttttcagtgaaaatgaaaattgtgatgcaaaaatgatcattcccactaatcgtgaatcatattgcaatcagaatatgatttttttttttaccatattgtgcagccctacttaCATGTATACAAACCACATAGTATGGCATGCTGCAGCGCAGATGCCGTGTTAGGGTTAATGTAATGACATTGACCTCAAGTGGGTGGTATAGCATCACACCAGAAATATAGCATCCATGAGTTTGTCTATGGTCTACAGGGTTCCAGCAGCAGATGTAACATGATAAATAGTGTTAATCATGTCTTTCTACATGGACAACACAGGagtttttccattatttttccATCCAACTGTAGCCACATGAGGCCCCCTTCTTCACTTGTTCTCTTTAACTGTGAGGTGAGAAAGAACATATTAGTTGCAAACCGCAAAGGGATTTTTAAAATAGAATCTCAAGTGCAAGTAGGATTTTTTTACTATGTGTAATAACACACATAATTCTCAAACGTATGTGGTCTGTGGAGGCGTGTTTATTACCAAGCTGTATGAAACAGCTAATTATTTTGACATGTAGTTTATGCAATTTAGATGACTTCAGATAATGTCAACTTAACAGTTAGGCTTTGGGGGGTATTTGCAGGTATGAGGAAATGCTCTTACTGTCTCAGACTGGACCTTGCACATGTCATGGCTCATATAAATTTACTAAAGTTGCAGCTAGGCTGTGATCTAaaacaatactgtatgtcatattGTCTGTGAAAATTCTCGGTCATCCAGGACACAGGATATCAAGAAGTTCTGTTCGTCTAAATATGTCATATATTTACTTAGAAGAACCTGTACTCTGAAAGACTCACACCTAAAGATATTATACaaattttatacaaaaaaaCCCTTAAGATACTATActtgaaaatatgtatttcattCACACAGATAATTCAGTTTATTGTGACTTtagtgactttttaaaattgtgagATAAATTTGCAGCCCCTTAAGAA
It contains:
- the synprb gene encoding synaptoporin b: MCMVIFAPIFAICAFATCGGYYGHLQVKVDCADRRQSNLSINIDFGYPFRLQEVHFKAPLCETKREEIIFLDGDFSSAAQFFLTVGVFAFLYSLLATIVYVFYQNKYLKNNRGPLVDFVVTVIFSFMWLVSSCCWAKSLSDIKMATNPTQVLLLISACRAQENKCTATQAPLWSRLNTSAVFGFVNVVLWVGNIWFVFKETGWYKTGQRYPTRSASGKRASEMRQQLYNESSFDQPEESFGPQPSRQDSFNQSKGNFGQQVHRQDSFKQSHISLTLPHAYLGKPVVYENVVDSQGPKVFVNEM